The stretch of DNA AATCTTTCAAAAGTACCTACTGAAAAAGGATTATCATAATCTTCAATTCTATTTATTGAATCAGGAGTATCAAAAAAGTCATTCAAAATTTTCAACTGCATAGACAATTTTTTTTGTAACTTTTTATTCTTTCGCTTTTGAATATTATTTTCAATAGAATCTTTTTTAACGATTTCTAACTTATTTAAAATTGAATTTTCTAATTCTTTTAATTTATTCCACTCTGCATCTTCAATTGATTCTGGCTTATTTGTTAAGTGAAAATCATGAATTGCAATATCTTTTAAAAGTTGATAATATATTTCATTTCTTCTTTCATTTTTATCTAATTCAATATATTTATTTGCCTTCTCCAATAATTTATTATAGTCTTCATCTTTTATCCAACTTACCTTTTCTTGTTTTTTAAAATATATTGCAAAATCAAAAGAATCTATCATATTTATACTATTTAATTTTAATCTATACAACAGTGTAGTTAAAATATTTTGTTGTGTATCAGGTAAGTATTTCATTGCTTCACTATTTAAAGATTCATATCTTAAAACACAATGCAAATTTTTTAAATATAACAAATCTAAAATAATCTTATTATATTCTTCCCAATATTTGTTAGATAACCCTTTAGGCTGACCTTTTTTAATTTTTTCTATTAATTTACTATCACTATAATTAAGTCTTGTAAAATCAAGATACTCTCTATCAACAAAATTTTTATTTATGCGTTCTTCTAATTCTTGCCATTTTTGTTCTGGGAATAATTTAGGTTTTTTTATTAATAATAAAGACTCATGTGTTGCAAAACTTGACTTATCTATAATTTCTTTTAATTTTTCGTCTAAAAGTTCAATTGACTTACTTGTCAATAAACTCCACTCCTCTTTTGTAATAAAATTAGGCATATCTTGATTTAAGATCTTATAAACATCATACTCTTCTATTGTTTTCCAAGTATTCTTTATTGATATATTTTTAATATACTTTTCTCTAATTTTATACCAATCTTTATAACCAATATAAAAAGGTTTCTTTTTATTTAAAAAATCGAAATAATTTTCATATTCACTTTTTGATTTTAAATTTTCTATTTGGAATTTTAAAAATTCTCTTAGTATTAAAATAAAATATATAATCATTACAATAGTACTAATTATATTACTAATATTTAAACTATTTGATTCTAATGCTTTTTCTGCTTTTCCATTGTCATAAGTGATTTTTAAATTATTATCATTAATTCCAGATATAGATGTTTTAAAAATGTAAGTTATTTTTCCATCTATTGGTAATAAAGGGTATAAAATCTCAAAACTAGAATTAGTCTTTGTCACTTTAGATTCATCAGAAAGTGAATATTTAGTTATAGTATAGTTTTCTATTGAAGCATCAATACGTACTAAAATATTTTTTGCTACATCATTTCCTGTATTTAAAATTGTTAATTGTTGAATTATCTCTTTTTTGTCATTATCAATAAAAGTAGTTGGTATTCCTTCTGATAATGTATATTTTAATTCAGCTGACTTATTTGTTAATATATATCCAGCATATAGAATAATTAAACCTACGAAAATAGGTGCTAATAAATTTTTAATCATTTAAATCTGTTCTCTCTTTATTTTTATATCAAATTTTTCCATCAAAATTCCATTTTCTCCTGCCCAATCCTATAAAGTGAAAAATCATACTTTATAGGGTCAAACTCATCAAACTCTTTTAGCTTATTTGTAATCATCAAGGCTGATTTTAAATCATAACTTTGTCTATCTAAAAGTCCTAATTTTTGTGATACTTTAAAAGTATGAGTATCAAGTGGAAGTATTAAATCTTTTTTATTTATTCCACTCCAAAGTCCTAAATCCAGATTATCATCACGAACCATCCAACGCAAAAACATATTCCATCTTTTATATGGAGCATTTCCTAACTCTTTTATAAATCCTTGTTTATCTCTTTTAAATGGGCTTGAAATTAAAAATGTGAAACCTTGTGATTTGTGATTTGCTGTGTTGTGGATTTTTTGAATTAAAGCATCAATTCCTTCTAAAATATTGTTCTCTTTTTTGTAAGCATTTACAAATATACTGTTTAAACTATCTTCATTTTTTAGTCGTTTAAAGGTTTTAAATACTGTTTTTATATCTTGGGCATTTTGAAATCTATAATAGTGATTATTTAACTCTTTATCTATTATTTCATCACTTTTTTCAAGAAGGGAAAAATCTAAACTATCTAAAAACTTCACTATTAATTTTGCATTTCCATAAGCAAATAAAGCACACAAAAGAATTATAAACTCATCATCATATCTACTTGCTACCATCAATGGGTCTGGTTTATCATAGTTTAGTTCTGTGTTATTATTTCTTTGATTTACTTCATTATCTAAAAGCTCTTTTATCTTTTTATCTTCTGTTGTCATAATTTCCTATTTTTTATAAAATTTTCTATATCTTGTTCTATTTTTTCATAGGCTGTGTTTGCATCTTCATAATAAACTTTGCTAAAACACTCTTCATATATGGCATCACTTGGCTCAAGATTATTTAAAATTGAATAATCAGCATATTGGGTTAAAAAACTCACATCAATCACACGACCACTTGTTCCAATAACTACCAATAAACCACAATCTTTTAAAATCTTATGCATTCTTTCATAGTTTGGTGCAGGTTCGCCAAAAAAGACTATATTTGGTCGCATTTTTCCAGCACAACTTTTACAAATTGAATTTGATTTATCTTGAAGTGAATATGAAATATCAATGATTTTTTTACAATTCATACATTTAAGTTCTTTTAAAAATCCATGTAAATGTAAAACATCTTTGCAATTTGCTTTTTCAAGTAAATCATCTATATTTTGGGTGATAACTTCTATTTTATTTGGATATTTATCTTTTAGTTTTGCAATCATTTTATGGGCATTATTTGGAACTCTATCTTTTATATCTTCTCGTCTTAGATTATAAAAATTAATTGTTGCATCATAATTCCAATCCAAACATCCAGCACTACAAATCTCTTGAATGTTGTGTTTTTCCCAAAGACCATCTTCATCTCTAAATGTGGAAATTCCACTACTAGCACTAAGCCCTGCTCCACTTAATATTACAACTTTTCCATCCATTGCTTTTACCTAAATGTAATCTATATTTTATTTGATTATAATACCATTTCAAAAATTTATATGGATTAAAAATAATGCAAAATATATTAATTACAGGTTGTTCTTCAGGTATTGGTTTACAAACTGCACTTACTTTAAAAGAAAATAATTACAAAGTTTACGCAAGTGCTAGAAAACAAAAAGATATAGATATGTTAAAAGACTTAGGTTTTGAAACTTTTAAAATTGATGTAAGAAACAAAGAAGAGATAAGTTATGCACTAAATAAAATCTTAAAAAATGATTTAAAACTTGATGCCGTTTTTAACAATGCTGGATTTGGACAACCAGGAGCTGTTGAGGATTTGAGTGTTGAAGTTTTGAAAAAACAATTTAATACAAACCTCTTTGGGTTTCATGAAGTAACCATCCAAGCTATGAAAATATTTAGAACTCAAGGATTTGGGAAAATCATCCAACATAGCTCAGTTTTAGGAATCATCTCTTTAAAATATAGAGGTGCTTATAATGCAAGTAAATATGCAATTGAGGGCTTAGCTGATACTTTAAGACAAGAAGTAATGGGAAGTAATATTTATATTAGTACAATCAACACAGGACCTGTTAGTTCAAAGTTTAGAGAAAATGCCTTAAAAAAGTTTAATAAAAATATCATAATCAAGGGAAGTTTTTTTGAAAACACGTACAAAAAAGAGTTAAAAGCAAGACTTGAAACAACAGAAGATAAAGCGCCTTTTAATCTTCCAGCTTCAAGTGTTGCAAAAGTCGTTTTAAAAATCATGCAAACAACAAAACCAAAACCTAGATATTATGTAACAAAGGCAACTTATATTTTAGGATTTTTGAAAAGAGTTCTAAGTACATCTTTGATGGATAAATTGCTAAATAAAATCTAAATTTTATTTAGGCAATTATCTCTTTAGCATTTGCAAGAGTTTGTAAATAATCACTGATTTGTATCAAACAAAAAGTAATTAAAAATATCATAAAACCTGGGAAAAAACTAACCCACCAAGCTATATCAATAACAGCTTTTCCATCACTTAATAAACTTCCCCAAGACATAGAAGGAGGATTAACTCCCAAACCTAAAAAGGAAAGCCCAGATTCAGCTAATATTGCACCACCTACTCCAAAAGTAAAAGAAATAAGAAAAATTGGTGCTAGAAGTGGAGCAAAATATTTAAAGATTATTTTAAAATTTGAAACATTTGCAACTTTTAAGATTTTGATAAAAGGTTTATTTCCTATGGCGAAACTTTCACTTCTAATCATTCTGGCCATTCCCATCCAACCAGTAACTGAAATCACTATAATTAAAATTAAAGCTGATGCTTGAATATATGAAACTAAAGCTAAAAGTAGAAAAAATGTAGGAAATGTTAAAAATAAATCAATCATAATTGTGATTGTTTTATCAATATTACCTTTAAAATACCCTGCATTTATTCCAATAAAAAGTCCAATAATAGATGAAATTGATGCAGCTAAAAAACCAATAATCAAAGAAGTTTGACCACCTTCTAAAATTCTAGCTAACATATCACGACCAAGTCTATCTGTTCCAAATAAATGCTCCAAAGAAGGAGCTTGTAAAATTCTTGTAGGATCTAAATCATAGGGAGAAACTGTATAAAAAAAAGGCAATAAAAAAATTGTTAAAACAACTGCTATTAATAAATACAAAGCTATTTTAAACATATTTTTCACTTTTATTTTTGGGTATAAAAATAGTAAGACAAGGCACTTTTACCAAATTTTTTGGTTTTATTTAGTGAAAATCTACCTAAAACTTCTGGCATTTCTAAACTTGAGACATGCTCAATAATAATAATAAAAATATTATCAACTTCAATATTTCTAATCATACTAAATGATTTCTCGTAAATATCATCCATTCCATCTCTATAATCAAAGGGAGGATCAACATATAAAACAATTTCGTCTTTAGAATTTCCTAAAAAATCAATAAACA from Arcobacter suis CECT 7833 encodes:
- a CDS encoding TIGR02757 family protein, which translates into the protein MTTEDKKIKELLDNEVNQRNNNTELNYDKPDPLMVASRYDDEFIILLCALFAYGNAKLIVKFLDSLDFSLLEKSDEIIDKELNNHYYRFQNAQDIKTVFKTFKRLKNEDSLNSIFVNAYKKENNILEGIDALIQKIHNTANHKSQGFTFLISSPFKRDKQGFIKELGNAPYKRWNMFLRWMVRDDNLDLGLWSGINKKDLILPLDTHTFKVSQKLGLLDRQSYDLKSALMITNKLKEFDEFDPIKYDFSLYRIGQEKMEF
- a CDS encoding SIR2 family NAD-dependent protein deacylase is translated as MDGKVVILSGAGLSASSGISTFRDEDGLWEKHNIQEICSAGCLDWNYDATINFYNLRREDIKDRVPNNAHKMIAKLKDKYPNKIEVITQNIDDLLEKANCKDVLHLHGFLKELKCMNCKKIIDISYSLQDKSNSICKSCAGKMRPNIVFFGEPAPNYERMHKILKDCGLLVVIGTSGRVIDVSFLTQYADYSILNNLEPSDAIYEECFSKVYYEDANTAYEKIEQDIENFIKNRKL
- a CDS encoding ABC transporter permease, with the protein product MFKIALYLLIAVVLTIFLLPFFYTVSPYDLDPTRILQAPSLEHLFGTDRLGRDMLARILEGGQTSLIIGFLAASISSIIGLFIGINAGYFKGNIDKTITIMIDLFLTFPTFFLLLALVSYIQASALILIIVISVTGWMGMARMIRSESFAIGNKPFIKILKVANVSNFKIIFKYFAPLLAPIFLISFTFGVGGAILAESGLSFLGLGVNPPSMSWGSLLSDGKAVIDIAWWVSFFPGFMIFLITFCLIQISDYLQTLANAKEIIA
- a CDS encoding SDR family NAD(P)-dependent oxidoreductase → MQNILITGCSSGIGLQTALTLKENNYKVYASARKQKDIDMLKDLGFETFKIDVRNKEEISYALNKILKNDLKLDAVFNNAGFGQPGAVEDLSVEVLKKQFNTNLFGFHEVTIQAMKIFRTQGFGKIIQHSSVLGIISLKYRGAYNASKYAIEGLADTLRQEVMGSNIYISTINTGPVSSKFRENALKKFNKNIIIKGSFFENTYKKELKARLETTEDKAPFNLPASSVAKVVLKIMQTTKPKPRYYVTKATYILGFLKRVLSTSLMDKLLNKI